GTACATCCAGTTCTGTGGATTCGACGCGAAGCCGTCCGCCCCGTCGCCATCCCATACGTGAGTATAGGTATAGTGTTGTACATATGTGGACTGTTCTACTGACCACGCGGATTTCCGCAGGCCGGTATCGATAGACTGTACCTGCCAGTAATACGTAACTCCTTCTCTAATGTTTGACAGGTTCAACCCAGGCTGAGTTGAGGCTGCAACTACGTACCCGTGAGGATAATTGCCAAATGATGCAGTTCCTGCGCCGGTACTCGGTGATACTATCCATTTGCTCAGGCTGTTTGTGATAGATTCCGTGGCAATACGTACGTTGTAGTACAACCCTTTTTGCTGTGTTGTTTCAGAATCGGTAGAGTAATTCCACCGTAATTCAAGTTGAGCGTTCTGAGTTGATATTTGTGTAGCAAAACCCGTAGACGGTGTAGCAGGAATTGAATTTGTATTCCCAAACTCAGCTTCTAATGATTTGTATACCCGGTTTGTTTGCCCATCATTCCCTACTAACTGGTCTAGATCACCGTCATTGTCATAATCGCCCCACGCAACTCCCCTAGTGTATCCGATTTCCGCTGAAGTCCATACACTTGTAAACGTCCCGTCGCCGTTGTTGCGATATACACGGTTTGGTTGATTCTCATTCACAACTACCTGGTCCAACTTCCCGTCATTATCATAATCACCCCACGCGATAGCGTTGGTACTTTCACTTTCCGCTGAAGTCCATACACTTGTAAACATCCCGTCGCCATTGTTGCGGTAGACACGGTTTGGTTGGTTATAATTCCCTACCAACTGATCCAAATCACCGTCATTATCATAATCACCCCAGGCAATACCGGTAGTATTTTCAGTTTCTGCAGAAGTCCATACACTTGTAAATGTCCCATTGCCGTCGTTACGATATATACGGTTCTGCCCGTTATTCCCCACCAACTGGTCCAGATCGCCGTCATTATCATAATCGCCCCACGCAACACTTAACGTGGTTTCACTTTCCGGCGAAATCCAGATACTCGTAAACGTTCCGTCGCCATTGTTGCGGTATATTCGGTTCTGACTATAATTTCCCACCAATTGATCCAGATCGCCGTCATTATCATAATCACCCCAGGCGACACTGCTGGTATTCCCGGTTTCTGCTGAAGTCCATACACTTGTAAACGTCCCCGTTCCATTGTTGCGGTATATACGTTTTACCTGACCCACATTACCTATCAACTGGTCTAAATCACCGTCATTATCATAATCGCCCCAGGCAACACTTTGGGTCTGTTCATTTTCTGATGAAGTCCAGGTATTTGTAAATGTCCCGTCGCCATTATTACGGTATACACGGTTATATCCATTCTTCCCTGCTAGCTGGTCTAAATCACCGTCATTATCATAATCGCCCCAGGCGACGCTACACGCACCTTCTGTCTCTGCTGAAGTCCAGGATAACACAAAACTGCTTGTAATAGCAGATTTTGTGTCTGACCATACGGACCAGTTACTACTTTCATCCTGCGCGCGAATCCAAAAATAGTATGTTGTCCTCGGTCTCAATCCGGTCAATACCTGTGAATACGTTTGTCCCTGTACATAATCAGTTGATATAACTAAATTGTACGCTCCTATACCGGTAGGATTTACGTTTTGTGCAGAGGAATAGTTTATTTGCCATTTTCCGCCGATAACGTTACCGTTGAAACCATTATCCCCCGGTGTGGTCCAGGTAAGCTGTACCTGAGAATTTGTAACGGCTAAGAGGCCGGTAATTTGCGAGGGAGAAGTGTCTTCAATATGTTTAGACAACCATAACCTCAGCCCGCTATTATTCGTATTACCGATAACATAAACGTCTTTTGTTATACTATCCACACACACTTTGTTCCCGTTATCAAAGAAAACTCCGGGTGATGAGTATGTCATACTGGAAACTAGCTGGAGATTATAACTGTATTTCCCTAAAAATATATCGGTTCCGGACGATGTTGTGGCAGTACCGACAATATAAATACTATCAATATTGTTTGTATCAATCCCGTACCCGCGTTCATCATAACTACCTATTCCTGACACCACAACGCTTGATTGAAATACTAATGACGTTGATTCCCATTTACCAATAAAAATTTCGTCATTCGCATTATTTCCAACACTACCCGCAATGAATAGTTGGGTACCTACAAGTTTTAAGTCATACGCGAAATCCGGCATACCGCTTGTCCCGTTTATTGTTTCTGTTTTTAAATAGGATAGCCCTGAATCAAATTTAAAAACCGCAAGGTCTTCTGTAGAAGCACTGATATTACTGCCCGATATAAACAGGTTACCTGAATTATCAGATACTACGCTATAACCAACCTGGTCAAAACTTGTTGAATAGCCGGTCTGTGAGAGTAGTCCTAAAGTTTCGGAATTTAGTCTAAGCAGGAGAACATCTTTGGCAGTACCAATTTTTTCGCCGGTAACAATTATTTCGCCACTAGGGTTCTTACACAAACCACGGCCAATAGAATCCCCAGAACCCTGCATTGCTGTATAAGATGTTATATACATAAGATACGGGTCAAACTGCCCCACCCAGACACATTTTTTACCTTGATCATTATACGCACTGCCTGTGCAGTAAATATTACCGTTTGGGTGAACCATAATCCCGTACCCGTTATCCGCGCCAAGAGGATTGTTTACCGTATAGCTCGCGATTAACACCATTGCCGCATTGTATTTACCCAACCATATCTCCTGGTCACCATCGATTGTGTTACCTATGACATACGTATTCCCGTCAGTATCACGCGTAACGTCGTACCCCACTGATGCACCGGTGAAGGTGTATGTAGAATAATTGAAGATTGCCATACTGTTTTGCGATGTTATCAGCAACAAGAGTAACACCATAGGGATTAAAATTACTCTTTGAATCTTACCAACATCCAAATACCATCGTAAAAAGTTCATAACTTTGTTCTCCATATAATCATTTAATTTAATCAAAAATACCGGGGTTTTAGGCAAAAAAACACCCCTCGAGGTTTTACTTACAGCATTAGAACTGACTAGTTTCGCGATGTCTACCATTTGTTCTTTCTAAATACAATGACTTTATAGAGAATAAATTTTCATTCAGAATATTTGAATTCCTTAAAAATTTATTCCCTTTCGCTTTACTTATTCTAAACTATTACTTCAAATTACAACTACTGCCCTTATATTAATAGTTAATAAACAACAAGTAGTCAATGTGATAATGTTCACACTTGTCAGCTTGACGCCGTACCCGGAGACTAGATCCCAAAAAATTTCTTTATCTTGTCCGACATACCTTCCGGTGTGACTTCAGAACTGCCTTTGAGTGTTAACTGTAACTTCCTATGTGAAAACGTCCGGCCTATGAGGTCTGCTATTGCCGGATTTTTTTGGAGTGTACGCTTGAAATCAAGTTTGTGCAGTACAAAAAATTCAGAATCTTCATCAGCAACAATCGTGGCGGTCCGTGGTGCGCCAGTTAGTAACGACATCTCTCCAAAGTATTCGCCAGGACCAAGGTGTTTTAGTAACTTTTTATTACTAAACCCTTCTTCTAGAACAACGGATACTTTACCTTTCACTATCAAAAAGAATGTATCTCCTTCGTCATCCTGACGGATAATCGTTTGTCCTTTGCGGTACTTTACATGGTAAACACTATCCGCTATGGATTCCATATCACTAAACGATAGATAGGTTAAAAAATCCACTTGTTTTAGTACTTCGGTTAATTGTTTAGCTTCTTCCGGGCGCATTTTTTTAATTTTCCCCCGTTTACATTAAAGTATTGGTTAACTATTTGCTACATATAATTATACATAAATCCAATTACTAAAAACAATATTTAATCATATTCGTGTATAGACACACACAGTGTGGGTAGTGAGCGGCTTCAGCGTTTTCCGGCCGCGGAAAAGGCTATTGAGCAAACACCCATACTGTGTGTGCTTTAATGACGCAAATATTTGACAAACCGAGTAGGTTTATAGTAATATTACATTAATTATAGAAAAGTTAAGGAGATATGGGGACTTAACCGCCGTATCTCCTTTTTAAGTATTACATTTATTTTCGAAGGGAGCGCACTAATTTTATGCGGAGAACAATTTCCGCGTTAGTAGAGAACAAACCCGGTGTCCTTGCGAGGATCGCAACACTATTCGCAGCACGCGGGTTTAATATCGACTCACTGGTCGTTGGTGAAACTGAAGACCCGTCGTTGTCACGGATGACAATCATTGTCCGCGGGGATGATCGTATACTCGAACAGGTGGAGAAACAGTTGAATAAACTCATCGATGTGGTTAAAGTTATGGATTTCAGTGCAGTTGACCATATTGAACGCGACCTTGCGCTGGTTAAAGTTAAGATTGACAAAAATACGAGGTTTGAAGTATTACAGACCGCCGATATTTTTCGTGCAAAAATTATTGATGTCGGGCAGGAAACTGTTATCGTGGAAGTAACCGGGGACGAGGATAAAATCAAAGCTTTCCTTGACCTCGTAAAACCTTATGGGATAAAAGAACTTGTCCGTACAGGCGTTGTGGCGGTAGCCCGGGGCAGTAATCCAGCAGGTGGTAGTACAGTTAAAAAAAGTGTGGAACATAAATAAATAGGAATAAGGAGAACAAAAAGGTTATGAAATTAAGATTCGGCAAAACTTTAGAACAGGTTATCACGCGGACAGAATTTACGATGAAGAAGGCGCGCCAAGTACTGAAGAATGAAATTATTGTTGTGCTTGGTTACGGCGTACAAGGCCCTGCACAGGCTTTGAATATGCGGGATAACGGGTTTAATGTTATCATTGGCCAGCGCCCGGAAGAAAAAGATTACTGGAATAAAGCAATAAAAGATGGGTGGAAGCCCGGGAAAAATTTGTTACCTCTGGAAGAAGCCGCAAAAAAGGGTACTATCATACAATACCTGATCTCCGATGCAGGACAAATGAAACAATGGCCTAAGTTAAAACCTTTCTTAACCAAAGGTAAAGCATTATATTTCTCTCATGGATTTTCTATTGTATACAAAAAACAAACAAAGATTATCCCGCCGAAAGATATTGATGTAATCCTGGTTGCGCCAAAAGGCAGCGGGACGTCTGTACGGCGTAACTTCCTCGCGGGTAGCGGGATCAACAGCAGTTTCGCTGTATTCCAGGACTATACCGGCCGCGCAAAAGAACGTACTCTGGCGTTAGGTATTGCTATTGGGTCCGGGTACTTGTTTGAGACAACATTTGAGCAGGAAGTGTATAGCGACCTCACAGGTGAACGCGGTGTATTAATGGGCGCGCTGGAAGGTATGTTTGAAGCACAGTACAATGTTTTACGTAAATACGGGCACACTCCGAGTGAAGCGTTTAATGAAACTGTGGAAGAATTAACACAAAGCTTGATCCGTCTTGTTGATGAAAACGGTATGGACTGGATGTATGCAAACTGTAGTACCACAGCGCAACGCGGCGCTTTGGACTGGCGTCATGCGTTTAGAAAAGCGTCACAGCCGGTATTTGACCGACTTTATAAAAGCGTAAAAACCGGGAAGGAAACCGCGATT
This is a stretch of genomic DNA from Elusimicrobiota bacterium. It encodes these proteins:
- a CDS encoding cyclic nucleotide-binding domain-containing protein — encoded protein: MRPEEAKQLTEVLKQVDFLTYLSFSDMESIADSVYHVKYRKGQTIIRQDDEGDTFFLIVKGKVSVVLEEGFSNKKLLKHLGPGEYFGEMSLLTGAPRTATIVADEDSEFFVLHKLDFKRTLQKNPAIADLIGRTFSHRKLQLTLKGSSEVTPEGMSDKIKKFFGI
- the ilvN gene encoding acetolactate synthase small subunit — its product is MRRTISALVENKPGVLARIATLFAARGFNIDSLVVGETEDPSLSRMTIIVRGDDRILEQVEKQLNKLIDVVKVMDFSAVDHIERDLALVKVKIDKNTRFEVLQTADIFRAKIIDVGQETVIVEVTGDEDKIKAFLDLVKPYGIKELVRTGVVAVARGSNPAGGSTVKKSVEHK
- the ilvC gene encoding ketol-acid reductoisomerase encodes the protein MKLRFGKTLEQVITRTEFTMKKARQVLKNEIIVVLGYGVQGPAQALNMRDNGFNVIIGQRPEEKDYWNKAIKDGWKPGKNLLPLEEAAKKGTIIQYLISDAGQMKQWPKLKPFLTKGKALYFSHGFSIVYKKQTKIIPPKDIDVILVAPKGSGTSVRRNFLAGSGINSSFAVFQDYTGRAKERTLALGIAIGSGYLFETTFEQEVYSDLTGERGVLMGALEGMFEAQYNVLRKYGHTPSEAFNETVEELTQSLIRLVDENGMDWMYANCSTTAQRGALDWRHAFRKASQPVFDRLYKSVKTGKETAIVLKANNAPDYRKKLSKELEQMRNMEMWQAGSVVRSLRPQNWAKRKK